The genome window ACTTGTTTCCAAACCCAAAAAAGCTGTTGCGAAATCAAAGATAAGTAAAAAGGAAAAAGAGCTTTTAAAAAAAGCTGATACTCTTTTAGCTAAGGGACGTGAGCGAGGATTTGTTACTTACGATGAGATTCTTAAAGAATTTCCAACGATTGAGACTGACATTCTTTTTCTTGAGGAGCTATACGAAAAGTTTAATACGGCCAGTGTTGATGTTCTTGAAGGTGGAGGACTTCTTGAGGATGGGGCAAATGATTTTATAGAAAAGAAAAATGTGTACCGAAGAGGATCAGAATCATCATCGTACGACTCTATTCAGATGTATCTACGCGAGATAGGGCAATACCCATTACTTGTTGCTCAGCAAGAGCGCGATTTAGCAAAGCGTATTATAGACGGTGACAGCGAAGCAAGAAACTTACTCGCCCGAGCCAACTTGCGACTCGTTGTTTCAATAGCTAAAAGATACGTTGGGCGCAGTCCCGACCTCACACTACTTGACCTTATTCAGGAGGGGAATATAGGACTCTTCAAAGCGGTTGATAAGTTTGACTATACAAAGGGATTTAAATTTTCTACCTATGCCACGTGGTGGATACGGCAGGCAATAACGAGAGCACTCGCCGACCAGTCTCGCACCATTAGAATTCCGGTTCATATGGTTGAAACTATTGCAAAATACAAGCAGACTGTTCGTAGACTTTCCCAAGAGCTTGGCCGTGATCCGCTTGCTGAGGAGATTTCAACAGAAATGGGGTTGGATGTGGAAAAAATTTACAACATTGAAAAAATAAACCAGGATACCATTTCATTGGAAAATCCAGTGGGGGATGAAGATGATAAGTCCACACTAGGTAATTTTATTGCTGATGATAAAATCACCCCGCCTGATCAAGACGCATCACGACGAATTCTCGCCGACCAGATTGAAGAAATTCTTGACGACCTGTCTCCAAAGGAACGCAAGATTCTTGCCATGAGAAATGGGTTGGAAGATGGCATCTATCACACACTTGAGGAGGTTGGGAAAGAATTTGGCGTTACTCGTGAGCGAATCAGGCAAATTGAGGCAAAAGCGCTCGAAAAAATTCGCCACCATGAAAAGGCAAACCGGCTAAAAAATTACTGAATAAGAAACGCTCAAGTTGATTATTCAAAACACCAGTCGGTCGGCTCAGGAGGTCACCCGCTCTCTACTCACTCTCGTGACTCCGCTAAAGTGGGAATCAGGCTCATGAGAGCTCTATAAGGCATTTTAGATAACAAACGCTTAAACGAAAAAGGTACTGCAAAATAAAAAGAGCAGATCGATTTTTG of Patescibacteria group bacterium contains these proteins:
- a CDS encoding sigma-70 family RNA polymerase sigma factor, whose product is MPKTKLKKNSRKIATRTKKAVSKKRVKHTGVKKSTLRKKSTGEYNSRKKKSVTKKVFQKKPKLVSKPKKAVAKSKISKKEKELLKKADTLLAKGRERGFVTYDEILKEFPTIETDILFLEELYEKFNTASVDVLEGGGLLEDGANDFIEKKNVYRRGSESSSYDSIQMYLREIGQYPLLVAQQERDLAKRIIDGDSEARNLLARANLRLVVSIAKRYVGRSPDLTLLDLIQEGNIGLFKAVDKFDYTKGFKFSTYATWWIRQAITRALADQSRTIRIPVHMVETIAKYKQTVRRLSQELGRDPLAEEISTEMGLDVEKIYNIEKINQDTISLENPVGDEDDKSTLGNFIADDKITPPDQDASRRILADQIEEILDDLSPKERKILAMRNGLEDGIYHTLEEVGKEFGVTRERIRQIEAKALEKIRHHEKANRLKNY